A window of the Ostrea edulis chromosome 1, xbOstEdul1.1, whole genome shotgun sequence genome harbors these coding sequences:
- the LOC125651894 gene encoding ras-related protein Rap-2a-like — MRMQREIPHRVSDAFVLMYSLEDRRSLCSIAQVVRRIRNKHKSNSPIFLVANKMDLVRNDSVAQGDGKFLAREYGCKYLETSLLEKTDLDTLLVAITKQLFVKDAI; from the exons ATGCGTATGCAG AGAGAGATTCCCCATCGAGTTTCAGATGCCTTTGTATTGATGTATTCTTTGGAAGACCGGCGTTCCTTGTGTAGCATTGCCCAGGTAGTCCGACGGATACGGAATAAACACAAGTCTAACTCTCCAATATTCCTTGTTGCTAATAAGATGGATCTGGTCAGGAACGACTCCGTAGCACAAGGAG ATGGAAAATTCTTAGCAAGAGAATACGGATGTAAATATTTGGAAACCTCGCTTTTAGAGAAGACTGACCTGGATACATTACTTGTCGCTATCACAAAACAACTTTTTGTGAAGGATGCA ATTTAA